In the genome of Candoia aspera isolate rCanAsp1 chromosome 1, rCanAsp1.hap2, whole genome shotgun sequence, one region contains:
- the ACMSD gene encoding 2-amino-3-carboxymuconate-6-semialdehyde decarboxylase — protein sequence MEKFSELSKRTVGIQRFGLNRWTSQAKPQDTLDLCQFLNNDLAATVKKHPKRFVGLGTLPMQAPDLAVKELHRCVKELGFPGVQIGSHINNWELNAPELIPIYAAAEQLNCCLFVHPWDMQTDGRMSKYWLPWLVGMPTETTIAICSMIMGGTFERFPKLRVCFAHGGGSFPYTVGRISHGFSVRPDLCAIHNNIDPKKYLGSFYTDSLVHDAHALRLLINIIGKEKVMLGTDYPFPLGEHEPGKLIESMEDFDEELKEKLKSGNVLSFLDIDRKQFE from the exons GCTAAACCACAGGATACTCTAGACTTATGTCAATTCTTAAACAATGACTTAGCTGCTACAGTAAAGAAGCACCCAAAAAGATTTGTTGGACTTGGCACTCTCCCCATGCAAGCTCCAGATCTGGCTGTGAAGGAACTGCACCGCTGTGTGAAGGAGCTTGGATTTCCTGGTGTGCAGATTGGATCCCATATCAACAACTGGGAATTGAATGCCCCAGAACTCATTCCAATTTATGCT GCTGCTGAACAGTTAAACTGCTGTCTCTTTGTGCATCCCTGGGACATGCAAACAGATGGAAGGATGTCGAAATACTGGCTTCCCTGGCTTGTAG GCATGCCCACTGAAACAACCATTGCTATTTGCTCCATGATTATGGGAGGAACTTTTGAGCGCTTCCCCAAGCTGAGAGTTTGTTTTGCCCATGGAG gtgGTTCCTTTCCTTACACAGTAGGACGTATCTCCCATGGATTCAGTGTGAGACCTGACTTGTGTGCAATCCATAACAACATTGATCCAAAGAAATACCTTGGTTCATTCTACACAGATTCACTTGTCCATGATGCACATGCACTGAGGTTGCTGATAAACATAATAGGAAAG GAGAAAGTGATGTTGGGAACTGATTATCCATTTCCACTTGGGGAACATGAGCCTGGAAAACTGATTGAATCCATGGAGGACTTCGATGAGGAATTAAAG GAGAAGCTCAAGTCTGGCAATGTTCTTTCATTTTTGGATATTGACAGAAAACAATTTGAGTAA